The window CCTAAATAGCTCAGAAGACAGCAAGCCAGCATACTGATGTATGACTGGTGAAATATCGATTGGGTGAAATTTCTGAATTAGGCGTGTTAGACTTTATCATTGCCAATAAAACCTGCCTAATGATAGGAGAACACGACCATGGCAGAAACTCAGGGTATATTACGCACCTTTGGCGAAGTCTACGATAATCCAGTCTTGTTAGAGCGGAATGTTACTGCACCCATTTGTGAAGGATTGAACATTGCTTTGGCAAGTTTTCAAGCGCTCTACCTGCAATACCAAAAACATCACTTTGTGGTGGAAGGTGCTGAATTTTACATGCTGCATCAGTTCTTTAATGAGAGCTACGATGACGTGCAGGAACACGTCCATGATATTGGAGAGCGCTTAGATGGACTCGGCGGTGTTCCGGCAGCTAGCTTTGCGGCACTGGCGCAATTGTGTTGCTTTTCGCCAGAAGCGGATGGAGTCTTCTCCTGCCGCGAGATGGTAGAACATGATTTAGCCGCAGAACAAGCCTTGATTCAACTGATTCGGCGTCAGGCAGGACAAGCAGAAAGTTTGGGCGATCGCGGTACCCGTTATCTGTACGAACAAATCCTCCTGAAAACCGAGGAAAGAGCTTACCATTTGGCTCACTTCCTTGCTCCTGATAGCTTAACCCTAGGGTTTGTCTCCGGTTCACAGAACTAGCCGTTCAAATCTGAATGCAAGCCTGCCTAGAGATTGAAGTTGTTAACGTTACTCAGGATTTTTTAACATCATCACCGTCATTCTAGGGCGGTGATGATGTCAATGCAAAACTAAACCATGGGTGTTGCCAAGGGATTGATGGCCTCAGCCGGGCCAACCAGGGATATATAAGGTTCCGTAAAGTAACGAGTCGCCACGGCTTGAGCGATTTCTGGCGTAATATTGATGACATCTTGCTGAAACTGAGTATCGAACTCAATTCCTAACCCTAGAGTCTCATACCAGCCATAGACTTGAGCTAATTGTGCATTTGTCTGTTTTCCCAGTGCATACTGACCGAGGAGTTTATTTTTGGCAGCTTGGAGTTCCTCATGACTGAGCAGCGTTGAGCAAAGGCGTTCTATTTCTTTACGGAGTCCGAGGATAGCGGTTTCCGTATTCTCAGGTGCTGTACCCATATAGACGACGAATGTGGACGCTGACTTGCGAGTGGGATAAAACGCAGATACATCATAAGCTAAACCTCGCTTTTCCCGCAGCTCAACAAATAAGCGACTGGAAAGCCCATTACCGAGGTAAGTATTGAGCAATTTTAGAGTCGTATAGTCGGTATGGTACAAAGGTGAAGCCAAATAACCCAGCATCACAATCGACTGCTGTGTCTCTTGCGCTGTCATCACTTGTGACGGCTGGGAGGTAATCGAGGGTAATTGTTGGGTCAATAGGGGCGTTTCGGGCGGCTGCCAATCGCCAAACACTCGCTCAACCTGAGCGACGGCTTCTTCTGGGGTCACACGACCCACGACACTAATTACCATATTGTCGGGTCGAAAGTGAGTTTGATGAAACAATTCCAAGTCAGCACGATTGAGTTCAGAGACAGTCGCTTCTGTCCCCAAAATCGAGAGTGAGTAGGGATGCTCTTGATACATTGCCTGCCGCAACTGGTCAAACGCAATGGTGAAGGGCTGCTCTTTTTGAGAGCGAATATCCTGAATAGCAAGGTACCGCTCTAGTTCGACTTCTTCTTCTGGGAAACTGGGGTGTAGCAACATTTGTCCCGCTAACTGCAATATCTCAGGCCAGTCGGTGGAAACGGTTTTCAGGGAAAGTAAAAAGTAATCGGTCGCTGTATCTGCACTGAGATTTGCTCCCACGGATTCGATTCGTTCCGCAATCTCTACTGATGACAGTTGCTCTGTCCCCTTCGTAATCACGGCTGATAGGAGGTGAGAGAGTCCTGCTTTTTCTCGCGGTTCCCACTGACTCCCCGCTCGCATAAACAGGCGTGTGGCAATAATATCTGCGGCAGAATTTTCGATGGCGAGGACAACGATGCCGTTATCGAGAACCGTGCGATGAATAAGCGGTTGTTGGGGTAAAAAGGTGACAGTTTGAGGCATTATGATGTTTGTCAGGGGTTAAAAGTGAGAAAGTTGAGGATGAAAAACGAGGCTGACTCCTATCTGAAGCTTAGGCTGTATCATCAATTAAATAAATCTCCCACCCAGAATGGTAAACATTTAAAACATCTGTGTAGCCTGCGGCAAGCCAAGGAAAGTGCTACATCTGTGCCTCTATTGTTAAAAAATTCCAAATCTATATTGATGTCAGAAGTCTATTGAACCTCAGCTACTTTTATAACAAAATTCCAAATTCTAGAATCCTATGAATTCTCGAATAAGCTTGGCTTTGAGCCTGTTAACAATCCTGACTTTCCTGGCTGACAAGACACCTGCCACGGCTCAAAGGGAAACGTTTAGCTCCCCTCCATCGGTGCCAGCTAAGCCGGGGAATCGGGAGACTGCCAAACCAATCGTTGTTGCCGAGTTAGTGGAACAACTCCGCACGGCGGATGTTGAAGAGCGTCGGAAAATTATTCAACAACTGAGCAATACCGAACAAAATATTGTGCCAGCATTGGTTAGAGCGATGGAAGAACCCGATCCTCTGGTCAAAAGTGGCGTGGCAGAAGTGCTGGGAAATCTCACGGATGCCGCAGTGCCAGCTATTCCTGAATTGATTGAGATGATGAACGATGGGCGAAGAGCGATCGTGCCAGCGTCGTCCATCTCCCGATCTTATCTTTCTCCTCCTCCTCTTCCGACTCTTCCTCCTCCTGTTTCTGTTTTTGCCCCATCCTCCTCTGCAACTGTTCAAGAGCGGCGCAGTCCATCTACCCCTCCCCAAAACCCCGAAAACCTGCTGCGGATTACAGCGATAGCGGCGCTGGGAAAAATTGGTTTACCCGCGAGAACATTAGCCACACCACCCCTAACCCAAGCATTGCAAGATGCCGATCCTTGGGTAAAGCTCAATGCCACATGGGCACTTTCCGAAATCGGAGCCTCTGTACCCATACTGTCTCACTGGTTAGAAGCCTTACAACACCCTGATCCCAACCTGCGTCGCAGTGCAGCGGACATTTTTCAAGACTCACGCTCACTCCTGCGTAAAGTATTGGGAGCGGAAGCGAATGCTAGCACTATTGCCCAGTTGCTCAGTGCACTTAAAGATGACGATTTTACGGTTCGGAATGCCGCCAGCGACGGGTTAAAGTTACTGGGGACAGGGGCATTACCAGGATTAATCCAAGGGTTAAAAGCACCAGAGCCAATTGTTCGCTTGGAGGCAGCTCAACTGATAGGCAATCTAGGGGGGGCGGCTCAGTCAGCGGTTCCTGAACTGGTGGCACTACTAGGGGATACTGGGCGTTATGTGCCACCCACCTCAAACCAATACGGCTTGTTTTCACGCTTGCCTTTACGCCCTTTGCCCCGGTTTTTGCGTACACAGCAATACTCCCCTGTTCCTGATAACCCTGAGCAACTGGTGCGAGTCAATGCCGCTATTGCTCTGGGTCAGCTGGGCGATCGCAGCGCGATTCCTGCCCTGACGACTGCCCTCAAAGATAATAATCCTTGGATGCAGCTTGCCACTGGGTGGGCATTACTCCGGTTGGGACAGACTCAAGGTTTACCTGTTGTCGGGCGATTGGTGCAGTACCCTGATCGATCCATTCAGCGGGAGGCACTGTCTCAGTTGCAGGGCTATGGTTCACAGTCCACACCTTATATTCTGCCCTACTACAAAGCGCGATTAGAGTCTGCTGATGATAACGAGCGCAATGGTGCAATTATTCAGGTTGGGAAGTTTGGACCAGCCGCGTTGGATCTGGTACCCAAACTCCGGACAATGCTTGTAGGCAACCAGAAAAACTCGCCGGGGTATGCAGCGACAATTCTGGGGCAAATTGCGCGGGATACGGCTGTTGCTTGGCACAATGGCAGTCTTTCAGCGAAGCAACGGCAACAAGCGATCGCTGAATTGACCAAGGTTCTGAATATCATGCAGGCTCCCAAGGCTCGGTTTAACCGTGAACCCGTTGAGCGCGTCCGCAATGCCCTCACTAAGCTCCGAGGTGTTACCCCTTAGTTGGTGTGAGTGATGCCTCTATGGTTGACACGCCCTAGATTTTTAAGTTTCAACCCATCTCCTCCTCTGTCATGGGTTTCATAACTGTAACAGCGTAGTGATGAGGAGAAAGATATTGTTGTGCCAAGTGCATTAAATCCGATACCGTAAACGTCTGAATTTGCTTAGGATAAGTTACGGCAATATCTGCTGTGGCAATCGTGTTGTAGTAACCATAGAGACCCGCTAACTGACTCGCTGTTTCTGTGGAAAAGGTATAGTCATTACAGAGCAAGCGCTGGCAGCGGCTGAGTTCTCGTGGTGAGAGGGGTTCTTTCTGCAATTGAAACAAGCGATCGCAGATTAGCTCTTCGACTTGTTCCAAATATTGTGGCTCCAAGCAGGCACTAATGGTAAACAAACTCGAATCCCGTTGCAGTGAGAAATTACTCCCAATGCTCAATACTAATCGTTGCTCTTCCCGCAATTCTCGCACCAAGCGAGAAGACCGTCCATCGGCGAGGAGTACAGACAGTAAATCTAAGCCATAAGCATCCCGCAATTGGTCTACACTCGGTCCCACCCAAGCCATCAACAAACGAGCCTGCTCTAGGCGCGGCAAATACAGTTCCTGACGACGAACGCCTGTAATGGGGGGTTCTGCCTGTACCTCAAATGGCGGGCACTCCATGGGGGTAGGAAAGTCTTGAAACGACTCGTTGATTAAATTTAACGCCGATTCTTGGTCAACCCCACCCACAATCACTACCGTCATATTTTCGGGTTGGTAGTGAGTAGAGTGGAAGCAGCGCATCTGATGCGCGGAGTTGGTCATCAGGTGTTCTTCCGTTCCCAGAACCGAGCGTCCGTAGGGATGACGCTGATAAACGCTTTCACTCAAAGCCTGAAATCCCAACCAATCCGGATTGTCGTAGCAGGCATGAATTTCTTCTAAAACCACATCCCGTTCCCGGTCAAATTCCTCTTCAGGGATGGCTGGGTGTAAGAGCAAGTCTGCCAGAGGCGGTAAGGTATCTTTTAAGTACTGAGCCGCTGTAGTGATAAAAAAGTGAGCATAATCGTGGCTAGTGGCGGCATTGGAGACACCCCCACGACTTTCAATCACCATGTCGAACACACCGGGCGCGAATCGTTCGCTGCCTTTAAAGATCATGTGTTCCAGGAAGTGTGCCATCCCAGACCATTGGTCAGGTTCTGTACTGGCACCCGCTCTTACCCACACATCGACGACCACAACGGGCGTCGCTGGCAGGTGCTGATAGATTACAGTCAGTCCATTCGCCAGCCTGAAGACATCAGCAGGAAATTTTGAAGCAATCAGCGGCTCAGTTAACAATTTTTCTAATCTCAGCTCTGTCGGTAATTTAAATTAGTTTATATTAAGGCCTGATGAATGCAGTAGTCCCATTGTGGTGATATGCGGATAAAATCACGGGAAGCTTGAGCAGGGATCGCTACTAGGCTAGCATCCCTTCCTGTAAAAAAACCCTCAGTCTCTTAAGACAGGAGGGTTTGATGGATTACAGATTCCCCGAAACGCCGTTTTACCTCAGTTTATGACCTGGATTACCAGGGGGGTACCGTGGGTATCTCGTTTAAAGTTTCCGAGTACATGCCCGGTCTACTGCCACAAGACGACTTGGTTCCCTTTTTCATAAAGTCAAGATCAAAAAACACTATTGGCAGTCACCAACGTTTTAGTAGAATCTGTAACTTATCCATTGTAACCATTTATCCTAGAATGACCACACTAGACAGGCAGCTCTGACTCCTGAAGAGTGCTGGAAACTCTTTGGGCATGGGAGAGTGGAGGATGGGTATGGAGGAGAACGTTTTTCGGAATCCCCTTAAAAACGATGATTCACCGCAATTTTCGCTGTAGAATCGATACGACGAAAGAAAAGCGGCTTCAAGTATTATTCCAGTCTTTAGCTTGACTAGCTTAACCCTCACCCCTTGACAATCGCTCACCGCCATTTTCTCTATCTGATTACAGAATCGGGACAGGCAGTTCAGATGTCTATTCATCGTCCCAGTTCCTTTGTTGTCCAGAATTTAGAGCGCGTTTTACCCGATTGGAATTTGCCCATTTTGTGGGTGGTGATTGTTTTGCAGCAAGCTCGATATGAACTGGTGGAAATCACGCCTGAGAGTGAGCAAGAAAAAGAGCGGTTAAGGGAGAAGTTTTTACGCTTTGGTTTTGAGGTGGCGTTTAGTTTACGCGATCGCGGATTTTTGAGTAACCTGATTGACCCTCGGACTGGCTATCCCTTGTTATCACGCCCCGGAGAAATTCTCCACGATGATACGGCTGTCGTTAAAGCCCTGTTGGGTTTGCCTGTGATTCGCAACCGTTGCTGTGTGTTAGAGCATCCGGTTTGGGGCAAAGCCGTTTATCCGAGTACTTTACTCACCTCAGCCCCTCCACCTGTAATCGAGCCTATCCTGAAACAGGTTGGAGCTCAACAGGGTTGGAATGAATTAAACACACTAATTAAATAGCTTAGGCTTTCGCAGATGACGGGAATGCAGGGGACTGAGGATGCGGTTGAGTTGGCGCAGTTGTTCGGCTGTCCCCAAGCAAATTAACACATCTCCCGGCAATAACTGAGTGTCAGCCGTTGGCCCGGCAATCAGACTGCCATTCACCCGACGAATGGCGAGAACTAAGGCACCACATTGCGATCGCAGTCGCGCTTCTCTGAGGGTTTGTCCCACCATCGGACTCGTTTGAGGATCGAGCAAAAACTCTTCCAAATAAAAAGCGCGATCGCGCCCCGTGAGAATCCCATCCATAAAATCTAGCACTTGGGGTCTGAGCGCCGCCGCCGCCATCCGTTTGCCACCTGTAATATAGGGAGAGACGACGGCATCCGCCCCAGCACGTTGTAGCTTTTGTACTGCTTCTTCTGTACTCGCACGAGCGATCGCCCGAATGTTGGGATTGAGAGTTTTGGCAGACAGCACCGTGTAGAGATTTTCCGCATCCGAAGGAAGCGCTGCCACCAAACAGATAGCTCGTTCAATTCCCACTTTAAACAGCGTGTCATCTAACGTGGCATCCCCCTGAAAAGCCACATAACCCAATTCCTGAGCCTCCTCTACCTGATCCGCCTGAGAATCGACCGTGACAAAGGAGATATCCTCAGTCTTAAATTCCAGCGCAATCTGACGCCCAGTACGCCCAAACCCACACAGAATGTAATGGTCTGTTAAAGTATCTAACAATCGCCGTCGTTGCCTCAATCGAATTCCTTCTTGAAAGTAGCCCTGAATCAAAGCTTCTGTAAACCGATTGACGATATAACCAATGGTGATTACCCCCATCAAAATCAGGGAGATCGTAAACAACCGTCCCCGTTCACCTAAAGGATTGGTTTCGCTATAGCCAACCGTTGCCAGAGTAATCACAGTCATATACAGTGCATCTGACCATGACCAGCCTTCTACCAGGCGGTACCATAGTGTACCGACTCCGGCAACTCCTAACAGAGCAATGACTCCAGCAATTAACTCGTTACGGAGGCGTCGATATTTTTGTTCAAGCGTTGAATACACCGCCTGTTATTACTTTTTATTGAGATGGATGAAGTCAGAAGTTTTAAGAATACACCATCCTAAAATTGTTGAGATTAAGGCAGTAGCGTAGCCATCAGTATCCCTAAATTGATCGATAGTATTCCTCAATGCAGATTTCTTTTGTCAAGGTTTGCTAGCAAAACCAGACGCATGAAGGGATGAAGTACCTCTAGATTGCCGTTTCCCTCGATAAGATAAAGTACATGTAATTCAAACTGTCAGTGAGGACTAATTGTTAGGACAGGTTTAGACTACTTCCCTGGTTTGCCTGTAGCTTACTGGCGCTAGAACTTGACCAAAACCTATCCCATCCGTCCTCAAAAAATTTATCATCTAAAACTTCGATAAGGATTAAATTAGTGAGTCTAGACACTCTTCCCATCCCCTCAATCCCAACCGAGTCAGCCTCAGCAATGTCTACCCCCTTTGACGCCGCTGACTTTGACGCTAGTGTGATGTCTACCTACGGGCGCTTTCCCATTGCCCTAGAACGGGGAGAAGGTTGTCGCCTTTGGGATACCGAAGGACGCGAATATCTTGACTTTGTTGCTGGGATTGCTACTTGCACTCTCGGACACGCTCACCCTGCCCTAATCGAAGCCGTGACGCAGCAAATTCAAAAACTGCACCACGTTTCTAACTTGTACTACATTCCAGAGCAAGGGGCATTAGCGAAGTGGATTATTGAGCATTCTTGTGCGGATCGAGTCTTTTTCTGCAACTCTGGAGCAGAGGCTAACGAAGGGGCAATCAAGCTGGCGCGGAAGTATGCTCACACGGTATTAGACATTGAAAAGCCGGTGATTTTGACCGCCCACGCCAGTTTCCACGGGCGGACGCTAGCGACGATTACTGCCACCGGTCAGCCGAAGTACCAGAAGAACTTTGACCCCTTGATGCCAGGGTTCCACTACGTCCCTTACAACGATATTAAGGCGATCGAGAATGCGGTTACCGATATCGACGAGGGCAACCAACGGGTCGCGGCGATTTTGATGGAACCCTTACAAGGAGAAGGCGGTGTCCGTCCGGGAGAGTTGGAATACTTCCTGCGATTGCGGAAAATCTGTGATGATACAGGCATCCTGCTGATTTTGGATGAAGTACAGGTAGGCATGGGTCGCACGGGCAAGTATTGGGGGTATGAGAATCTGGGGATCGAGCCGGATATCTTTACCAGTGCCAAGGGATTAGCGGGAGGTATCCCGATCGGCGCGATGATGTGTAAGAAGTTCTGCGACGTGTTCCAACCGGGTGACCATGCCAGTACCTTTGGCGGGAATCCCTTTGCCAGCGCCGCCGCGATCGCTGTAGCTCAAACCTTAGAGCAAGAGAATATTCTCCACAACGTACAGGAACGTGGTGAGCAACTGCGAGCAAGACTCAGAGCGATCGCCACTAAATATCCTCATCTGTTTACTGAAGTGCGGGGCTGGGGTCTAATTAATGGCATGGAACTCAATGCCGATATCGAGCTGACTTCAGTTGATGTTGTAAAAGCGGCAATGGAACAGGGGTTGTTGCTCGTGCCAGCCGGCCCTAAGGTGATTCGCTTTGTGCCACCGCTAATTGTCTCGGCCCAAGAAGTTGATCAAGCCGCTCAAGTGTTGGAGCAAGCGATCGCAACCTTAGCCTTGTAGAGCGATCGATCAGGGATTTCCCAATCAAAAAATGTTCTTGTAGGGGCGGGTTAAGCGAATCAGTGAGTGGCACAAGCGATTCACTGAAGGACAAAACCCGCCCTTACTCAATTGTCCTGTGGCACTAAGGGCAAGAAAATTCCGGCCCTAGATTCCCGTTAGGGAAGCCACTCGAAATCCAGCCAGTCGTGGGTTGGGAAATCTTCACCCAAGTGCGTCCTTGGCTGTCTTTTTGATACTCGCGAGGACTAGCAAGCTTAACCGTATTTCCCACGTATACGCCACTCACCCTCGGCGCAGAAATCACCGGCGTGTTACGAACAGCTAACCCTTCCGGTGGATTGATGACCTTACGGCAAACATTTGACCCTCCTTGCGTCCCTCCTTGAGAGGGGG of the Allocoleopsis franciscana PCC 7113 genome contains:
- a CDS encoding potassium channel family protein, producing MYSTLEQKYRRLRNELIAGVIALLGVAGVGTLWYRLVEGWSWSDALYMTVITLATVGYSETNPLGERGRLFTISLILMGVITIGYIVNRFTEALIQGYFQEGIRLRQRRRLLDTLTDHYILCGFGRTGRQIALEFKTEDISFVTVDSQADQVEEAQELGYVAFQGDATLDDTLFKVGIERAICLVAALPSDAENLYTVLSAKTLNPNIRAIARASTEEAVQKLQRAGADAVVSPYITGGKRMAAAALRPQVLDFMDGILTGRDRAFYLEEFLLDPQTSPMVGQTLREARLRSQCGALVLAIRRVNGSLIAGPTADTQLLPGDVLICLGTAEQLRQLNRILSPLHSRHLRKPKLFN
- a CDS encoding DNA starvation/stress protection protein DpsA, producing the protein MAETQGILRTFGEVYDNPVLLERNVTAPICEGLNIALASFQALYLQYQKHHFVVEGAEFYMLHQFFNESYDDVQEHVHDIGERLDGLGGVPAASFAALAQLCCFSPEADGVFSCREMVEHDLAAEQALIQLIRRQAGQAESLGDRGTRYLYEQILLKTEERAYHLAHFLAPDSLTLGFVSGSQN
- a CDS encoding HEAT repeat domain-containing protein is translated as MNSRISLALSLLTILTFLADKTPATAQRETFSSPPSVPAKPGNRETAKPIVVAELVEQLRTADVEERRKIIQQLSNTEQNIVPALVRAMEEPDPLVKSGVAEVLGNLTDAAVPAIPELIEMMNDGRRAIVPASSISRSYLSPPPLPTLPPPVSVFAPSSSATVQERRSPSTPPQNPENLLRITAIAALGKIGLPARTLATPPLTQALQDADPWVKLNATWALSEIGASVPILSHWLEALQHPDPNLRRSAADIFQDSRSLLRKVLGAEANASTIAQLLSALKDDDFTVRNAASDGLKLLGTGALPGLIQGLKAPEPIVRLEAAQLIGNLGGAAQSAVPELVALLGDTGRYVPPTSNQYGLFSRLPLRPLPRFLRTQQYSPVPDNPEQLVRVNAAIALGQLGDRSAIPALTTALKDNNPWMQLATGWALLRLGQTQGLPVVGRLVQYPDRSIQREALSQLQGYGSQSTPYILPYYKARLESADDNERNGAIIQVGKFGPAALDLVPKLRTMLVGNQKNSPGYAATILGQIARDTAVAWHNGSLSAKQRQQAIAELTKVLNIMQAPKARFNREPVERVRNALTKLRGVTP
- a CDS encoding M16 family metallopeptidase is translated as MLTEPLIASKFPADVFRLANGLTVIYQHLPATPVVVVDVWVRAGASTEPDQWSGMAHFLEHMIFKGSERFAPGVFDMVIESRGGVSNAATSHDYAHFFITTAAQYLKDTLPPLADLLLHPAIPEEEFDRERDVVLEEIHACYDNPDWLGFQALSESVYQRHPYGRSVLGTEEHLMTNSAHQMRCFHSTHYQPENMTVVIVGGVDQESALNLINESFQDFPTPMECPPFEVQAEPPITGVRRQELYLPRLEQARLLMAWVGPSVDQLRDAYGLDLLSVLLADGRSSRLVRELREEQRLVLSIGSNFSLQRDSSLFTISACLEPQYLEQVEELICDRLFQLQKEPLSPRELSRCQRLLCNDYTFSTETASQLAGLYGYYNTIATADIAVTYPKQIQTFTVSDLMHLAQQYLSPHHYAVTVMKPMTEEEMG
- a CDS encoding aspartate aminotransferase family protein; this translates as MSLDTLPIPSIPTESASAMSTPFDAADFDASVMSTYGRFPIALERGEGCRLWDTEGREYLDFVAGIATCTLGHAHPALIEAVTQQIQKLHHVSNLYYIPEQGALAKWIIEHSCADRVFFCNSGAEANEGAIKLARKYAHTVLDIEKPVILTAHASFHGRTLATITATGQPKYQKNFDPLMPGFHYVPYNDIKAIENAVTDIDEGNQRVAAILMEPLQGEGGVRPGELEYFLRLRKICDDTGILLILDEVQVGMGRTGKYWGYENLGIEPDIFTSAKGLAGGIPIGAMMCKKFCDVFQPGDHASTFGGNPFASAAAIAVAQTLEQENILHNVQERGEQLRARLRAIATKYPHLFTEVRGWGLINGMELNADIELTSVDVVKAAMEQGLLLVPAGPKVIRFVPPLIVSAQEVDQAAQVLEQAIATLAL
- a CDS encoding methylmalonic aciduria and homocystinuria type D protein produces the protein MTIAHRHFLYLITESGQAVQMSIHRPSSFVVQNLERVLPDWNLPILWVVIVLQQARYELVEITPESEQEKERLREKFLRFGFEVAFSLRDRGFLSNLIDPRTGYPLLSRPGEILHDDTAVVKALLGLPVIRNRCCVLEHPVWGKAVYPSTLLTSAPPPVIEPILKQVGAQQGWNELNTLIK
- a CDS encoding M16 family metallopeptidase, with protein sequence MPQTVTFLPQQPLIHRTVLDNGIVVLAIENSAADIIATRLFMRAGSQWEPREKAGLSHLLSAVITKGTEQLSSVEIAERIESVGANLSADTATDYFLLSLKTVSTDWPEILQLAGQMLLHPSFPEEEVELERYLAIQDIRSQKEQPFTIAFDQLRQAMYQEHPYSLSILGTEATVSELNRADLELFHQTHFRPDNMVISVVGRVTPEEAVAQVERVFGDWQPPETPLLTQQLPSITSQPSQVMTAQETQQSIVMLGYLASPLYHTDYTTLKLLNTYLGNGLSSRLFVELREKRGLAYDVSAFYPTRKSASTFVVYMGTAPENTETAILGLRKEIERLCSTLLSHEELQAAKNKLLGQYALGKQTNAQLAQVYGWYETLGLGIEFDTQFQQDVINITPEIAQAVATRYFTEPYISLVGPAEAINPLATPMV